The Arachis ipaensis cultivar K30076 chromosome B07, Araip1.1, whole genome shotgun sequence genomic interval TAGGGTAACTCCTGGTCTGGGGCTGCACGGCACATTCTTCGCTTTAGTAAATGGTTTATCAATGATGACTTTCCAACATTAGGATATCCAACTATTCCAGCTCGAACCTTTATACAGTGACATGAATAATTCATGTCAACTTAGTTATATTCATTTGAAACAAGTACTAAAGAGTGAGAACTAGTGtaaaacttaaaaagaaaaataaacttattttTGTAAAATGAAAAACACAAGAAATAGCCTAAAGATTATAGGCAGCAATCAGATAGATTATTTTGGTTATGCAATTTACTGATCCAAACTTTCACTCATACAATGTGTTTCACTATATTTATATCATTTAGGAGTTATAAGAATGCTGCAACAGAGAAAGAAGCACAAAATTACTACTCATGTACTCATACGGTTTAAATTATGTTTTCTTTGTATGGATATTAGATAAGGTAAGGAATTCTTTTGAGCAATAAGAGAAATTCTTTTGCCAAATAATTACTAAAGGAATGACACAACTAAAATTGACACTTAATTGTTACATAACCCATTGGACGAGGAAGCAGTCCTTTGGCTTTGTGTTTAATATTTACATCGGCTGCTAATTCCTTTGCTAACCGGCCTAGTTTTATTGTACCCTTTGCAATACATACAACACAGAATTAAGTATGTGGCATGTGAAACTTCCTAACAAGAGGTTAAGAGCTAGAAAGAAATTAATTTATAGCAGTAGCAGCATAACAAATCCATTTTTAGcaataatttcaacaacaacACTTACCTATTCCATAGTCAAGTGCAAAACCTGTTCACAAAGCAGAACCTGTTCGATTCatatcaatttatatttttttattcattagaACAATAGATACTTAGTAATGCAATGCAGCAAACTGAATTACCCATGACATTATCAATCTACAACTTCTATGTATATATCATCTGCAATAAAAGGAAAAAGTGAAAAACCCAGTAAGCAGTGAAAAATCAAGAATGAACCAAGAAGTTCGCATAACATACTTGTCATTCTCATTCCAGCCAAGGTAACATTACTGAACAGATAAACGACCTCCCTCACCTCATCATCCCCGCACTCGCGACGGCGACAATACACAAGCCACCAGATCTGGCACGGCGATCCATCTCTGTAGCGAATATCGCCGGGAATAGCGCCTCGTCGAGCCTTGCAGAGAATGCGAAGTCGAACGCACCGTCAAAGAACGGCGGGTTGTGAGGGTCAGAGCGCTGGACGAACGGCGGCGAACTAGCGGCTGGCGCCGGCGAAAACGCAGGGAACCTTGGAGTAGTTGGATGCGGCGCCACTGTTGTTGGagaggagaagcagcagttggagGCAGGGGAAGAAGGTGAGGCTGCTGACATCTAGGGTGAAAATTGAAAAATGAGGGTGTTTGGCAAAACGGCATCGTTTAGTAAGAACCGGCCAGTTCAACGGTTTTTCGCCGATTCTTCAATTACCGGTTTTCGATATACGACCGGACCGTTGACGTTGCTGGTTCCCAATTGAACCGGTTGGACTAGCCGGTCCGGTCTGATTTTTAGAACCATATTTGAGTTGTATTTGTGGGCCATGAGActtttttattgttgtcatgaGCTAAGGTAGAAGAGTAATTTAATAAAAGTGTACATTGGTAACTGTAACTTTCGCTTTTGAGCGTAATTTTGTAATTGGTTCATGTGCAAGTGAGTCATACGTACTTGATTACTGGCAGCGGTTGAAAAAAGGGTTAGAAATTTGAATAGAGAGAAAAAGTTTAAAATTTGAGTTAAATAAGGAAAGAAAAGTAAGAGGTTAAGGAGGAGTGGATGGGGAACACGAGATGTGTGATAGGTAGAGTTATAGCCTGCACCGGCCCAATTGAGGAGAAGGATGCACTGGTGACCACTGACACAAGTTTCTGCTTTGGTGTCAGGTCTTTAGGTATTTTACAACATTGCCTATATACTTCTGCATATAGTATTATGACACCTAAATTTATACATATTTTCATTCGCACCCCTCTGTATGAATGGGTTGTTGTCTGGGTTTTAGCTCATTTGGGAGAGCGACGAGATGCACCTCGACGACCATAAACCAGCGTCTTAAGTGACGGCGAAACCCTAAATGTAATGGATCTAGGCTGAGTGGTTTCTGTGGCTGTTGGCGGTGATATTGTTTTAGAATCTAATTTCTGGGTGGTAAACAAGTTAGGACGGAGCATGGTAGAGTTTTGCTAATTTTTTGTTACAGAGTATTATTTCTAATGTAAAAACATGTTAATCTGTGAACGCCATTTCTGCACAGGCCTGCATGGAGGGAGAATCCGCGGCGGACGAATGTTATCGGCCGTTGTCTGCTGAAGAAGAGGGAGGCGATGGAAGCAATGCCTTTGGTCCTGGTGGCGACGAATTCGGTGATGAAGTTGAGGATGGGGAATTAGGGGTGGAGTCGGATGCACATGAGAATTTCGGGGACAGCTTCTTTGACAACTGGGAAGAGAGAGCAGTCGACGGTATTGCAGAGCTGTGTATCAATTTCAAGGAAATAACTACAAAGGAGATTATGATGTGCCATTTTTCATATCGATCGGTGGCATTCTTGTTTTATAGTTTGTATACGAAGATGAATGGTTTCGCTATGAAGAAGAATAAGATTCAGCGAAATGTGAGGAATGAGGTTACGCAACAAGAATTTGTATGTTTTCGACAGGGGTTCAGAGAAATGGGGTCCGTTCACGACGGCATGCGACGGAAACGTGAGCCAAAGGCGGAGACCAAATGCGGCTGTGAGGCATAAATGCGCATCCACGTGCACTCGAAAAGTGGTAGATGGATAATATCGTACTTTCAGGACGTTCACAACCACGAGTTGTTGGACGATAGACTGACTTTCATGCTACCGGAGCAAAGGAAAATGAATGCAGCCGCCCTGGAACAAATGAACATGATGCTTAGAGTTGGGATTAAAACGCCACAGATTTATTCATCTTTTGTGCACACTGCCGGG includes:
- the LOC107610090 gene encoding uncharacterized protein LOC107610090 isoform X1; translation: MSAASPSSPASNCCFSSPTTVAPHPTTPRFPAFSPAPAASSPPFVQRSDPHNPPFFDGAFDFAFSARLDEALFPAIFATEMDRRARSGGLCIVAVASAGMMRFELE
- the LOC107610090 gene encoding uncharacterized protein LOC107610090 isoform X2, with translation MSAASPSSPASNCCFSSPTTVAPHPTTPRFPAFSPAPAASSPPFVQRSDPHNPPFFDGAFDFAFSARLDEALFPAIFATEMDRRARSGGLCIVAVASAGMMR